TTTCTGGGCGGTGAGGGCTTTGGCATGTACATCCTGGCAATGAGCACCTCCTATGTGATGCCGCTGTTCCTTCTTGCGGCAATGGCAGTCAATTATATCTTCTTTAACCTCCTGAAGGCGCCGACACGTGCAGGCAGAAAAATGCTCGATGAGATAGAAGGCTTCAAGCGGTTTCTTGCTGCAACGGAACAGGACAGACTGAATACCATGCACCCTGCAGACCGCACCCCTCAGCTGTTCGAAAAATTCCTGCCCTATGCCCTTGCACTGGATGTTGAGCAGCAGTGGGCAGAGCAGTTCTCGGGGGTCATAGACAAGGCCTCTGCTGCCGGCGGGACAGGTCAGTATCGTCCTGTCTGGTATTCCGGCTCTTCGGCGGGGTCTTTTGGCGCAGCAGCCTTTGCCTCTTCTCTTGGCGACTCGTTCTCTCATGCGATATCGTCGTCATCAACAGCCCCGGGTTCAAGTTCCGGCAGTGGCGGCGGCGGTTCTTCAGGCGGCGGTGGCGGCGGAGGAGGAGGGGGCGGATGGTAGGCCTAAAGGTGTTGTCCGCAAGATAAGCGAGCGAACTATCGTCAGATCGTGAACGAAACTTCCTGCCTGTTAAACGGGCACTGAAATCTCAGGGATACTGCTGTAAGCTTCATCCCTTCTTTGTTCTTGTTCCCTCTGCCGTATTTCGGGTCACCGATCACCGGAAAGCCTGTCATCTCGAAGTGGCGGCGGATCTGATGCAGACGGCCTGTGCGGATGAAGGCAGAAACGAGCGTGCTGTTCTGCTGCGGATCGTATGATATCACCTCATATTCTGTGACAGCTTCTTTATTGTCAAGCGGCAGATTGATGACACCCTTATTGCCCTGCGTCTCAAGATTTCCGAGGACCTCAACGCGGTATTCCTTGGTGATCAGCTTTTTCTGGAAGAGCTCGGAAAACCGCGCTGCAGCTTCCCTGCTGTGTGCAATGATCATGATGCCGTCTGCCTCCCTGTCCAGGCGGTGCACCAGAAAGACCTGCCTCAGCGTCTGAAAATGGAGTTCTGCCTGCCTCAGGAGCGAACAATGGTCGCCGAACATGGTGCCCTGGGCCATGAGGCCTGACGGCTTGAACCATACGCTGTAATATCCCTGATCGCTCACCAGCCTTGGCTCCGGCGGCTTGAGCGAAAGCAGCTTCTCGTCATAATGTATCTCAACATGGTCGTGGGGCGAGAGCACGGTCGTTGCCTTCCTGAGACGCTTCATGCTGCCTTTTCGTTTTACCCAGACAGCGCCTTTGGTCATCGCATCCTTGATCCTGCTCTTCGAAAGTCCGGTCCTGAGCGCAAGGATATCTGCTGCCTGAGACGGCGGGTTCGTGCCTGTTGTCTTGATAACTATCTTTTCCATCGTCTTCGTATTATAAAGGGAATAAGCAGATAAAGGGGGCAGGGGGAGTTATGAAGCCCCGGTAATTGATGGGCTGCCTTTAGGGATGATTGTCTTTTCCCTGGATTTTATTGTACGCTGTACTTCACAGAAGAGCTTGTAACAACAGAGGATCCGCCGTCTATGACTGTTTTATATCAAGAATATTTCGGACTGAAAGAACCGCCGTTTTCGATCGCTCCTGACCCCCGTTATCTGTTCATGAGTGAACAGCACCGGGAGGCGCTGGCACACCTTACCTTTGGCATCCGAAGCGACGGCGGATTTATTCTCCTGACCGGCGATGTCGGCACGGGAAAGACCACGGTATCGCGCTGTCTTCTCGACCAGATGCCGCCTGACACGCATATCGCTTTTGTGCTCAACCCAAGGCTGTCGGTAGAGGAACTGCTTGCCGTGGTCTGTGATGAGCTCCGCATCCCGTATCCTGAAGGCGCGGTAAGCAACAAAGTGTTCATTGACCGCATCAATGATTTTCTGCTTGCCTCCTGTGCAAAGGGTCATAAGACCGTGCTGATCATGGAAGAGGCCCAGAACCTCAGCCCTGATGTGCTGGAGCAGGTGCGGCTGCTTACGAACCTGGAGACGAATCAGTATAAACTGCTCCAGATCATCCTGCTGGGGCAGCCTGAGCTGAAGGAAATGCTGGCACGACCGGGCATGAGCCAGCTGGAGCAGAGGATCACTGCCCGGTATCACCTCGGGCCTCTTTCAAAAAATGATGTGAAAGATTATGTCGTGCATCGCCTTGCCATTGGCGGTGTTGACCGTCAGCTGTTCCCTCCGTCGCTCATGCCAATGCTCTATCAGCTGAGCCGCGGCGTGCCGCGGTTGATCAACCTGATCTGTGACCGCTCATTGCTTGGTGCGTATGTTCAGGGCAAAGACAAGATTGACAGGGCCACGTTAAAGAAGGCGGCTCAGGAGGTTTTTGGAAGGGTTGAAGAGGGTGGGCCGCGCCTTAAGGTCATCGGCCGGATTGTTGCAGGCATAGTTCTGTTTGCTGCGGTGGCTGCGGTCGCAGCGTTTTCGTATCAGCAGGTCTTCTTTCAGCCTGAGCCTCAGCCGGTCAGGGAAGTTCAGATCCAGGAAAAGCCGCAGCCGGCGCCCCCTGTCACTATTCAGTGGCCGCCTGGGCAGCCCCTTGACCGAAGCGAAGAGATGGCATATCAGGAACTGTTCAGACAGTGGGGTTCTTCCTATAAGGTCGTTGGGATGAAGGCTGTCTGCAGACAGGCGGCAAGTGAAGGACTGCAGTGTCTTAAGGGCTTAAGCGATCTAAAACGGCTGATAGAACTGAACAGACCTTCTGTCCTTAAGCTTTTTGATGATAAGGGGAACAGTTTTTATGCCCTGCTCAGATCTGTGCGCGGGCAGAACGCTACGCTCCATCTTGCTGACCGCGATCTGACCGTCGATGTCAGGGAGCTTGAGAAGAAATGGCTTGGTGAATATGTCCTGTTCTGGAAGGTCCCGCCTTCGTGGCGCGGTGAGATCCGGCCCGGAGAGACCGGCCGGCATCTGCAGTGGTTTACAGCGCTCATGGCGAAAAAAACAGGAGACAGCCGTTTTGCCCTGAAGAGGACCTATGACGAAGAGATCGTGAATGAGATAAAACGCTTCCAGCTTGAGGAAGGCCTTGTGCCTGATGGTGTTGTCGGCTCGCAGACCGTGATCCATCTGCATTCCCGCTATGGTGAAGGGGAGCCTCTTCTCAGCAGGGGCAGCGAAGGGATCTGACCATGTCCTATATCCTGGATGCACTCAAGAAGCTCGAAAAAGAACGGAGGAGGGGGCTGATCCCGGGCCTCAGTGAACAGGACTCTGTGGTGGATTATTCCCAGCGAAGGGCTGTATGGCCGTATCTTCTTGCCTCATTTCTTCTTCTCGGTGCAGGCGTAATGATCGCGTGGTTCGTCCTGGCACCGTCAAAAGAGAGAGCTCACCGGGATACGGCAAAGACTGTAAGAACAGTCAGTCAGGACCTGCCGAAGAAGACGGACACTGCCGCGGTTGTCCTGCCGCCGGCCCAGCCTGTGCCTGACGTCAGGAGCGAGATCAAAACGCCTGTCATAAAGAATGACAAGGTCCAGGAAAAACCGGAAAAAGTGGTTGCAGGAAAGAGCGACCTGAACAAAACACCTGTTGTTCCTGTAGAGCAGACCCCAATAAGCAGCAAGGAACAGGGAGCAGTGAGCGAACCGGCACAGACAGAGCCAAAAGGCGAAACTCCTGCGGAGCTTCCGGTCAGGGATAAGCTCTATAAGTTCTCTGAACTTCCGCCGTCAGTAAGGGACAGCCTCAAAAAGTTCTTTTCGATCACAGCCTATATGTATTCGTCCATCCCTGCAGAGCGCATGGTACGCATCAATGATCACATGATGCGGGAAGGACAGGTGCTGGACCCCGGCATCAGGATCGAAGAGATCACTGTTGACGGTGTGATCCTTTCGTATAAGAAGTTCCGCTTTTTTGTCAGCGTAAAGTAAGCTGCATGAGCAAATCTTAAGTGTATTGCAGAGTGTTCCGAAGGCTTTCGGGACCATGACAACCTGATTAATTGAATATCGCGTAAATGCAGATTCAGAAGAAAGCTTGCCAGCCTGCAAGCTTGCAGGCATTTCTATCTCTCTATTGTCCCTGCACGAAGCCGGGCATTCCTCTTCCGCCTGAGCAGCACATTCCTGACGAAAAAAGATGCGATGAAATAGAGGAAGAAATAGGCAAGGAACAGGAAGAACAGGTAGTATTCCGGCATTTCCAGCAGCGTGCCTGCAACAGCGATAGACGAAAATGCAGCAGACATGCAGAGCATGATCGCGACCGTCTGTCGTTTGCTGAACCCGAACTTCAGCAGCACATGATGCAGGTGTGTCTTGTCAGGATAGAAAGGGCTCCTGCCTTTTATCAGCCGCTTGGTCATGACGGTCAACGTGTCAACAATAGGAACTGTAAGGATCAGCAGGGGCGCCACAGGCCGGGCTATGCTGTTCTGCTCCTGCGTCAGGGCAATAGATACAAAGGCAGCAGAGAAGCCCAGGAAGAGGCTTCCCGCATCTCCCATAAAAAGGCGGGAGGGATGCCAGTTGTATCTCATGAAGGCCGCGAGCGCGCCTGAAATAGCCATGCAGAGCAGCATGAGATCCCGGTGATGGTCGATATACCCGAGATAAGCGAATGAGATAAAGGCTATGAGCGATACGCCTCCTGCAAGACCGTCAACGCCGTCGATCATGTTCATTGCATTGATCACTCCCACAAAACCGATCACGGTCATCGGCAGTGACAGGGCAGGGAAGTCGATATCCCCGAGATGAAGCAGATCACCAAACGTATGAAGAGAAACATTATTGCTGAAGTATACGACCAGGACAGCCGACAATATCTGGGCAGCGAACTTCATCCTGTGATGCACTTCCCTGAAATCATCGAAAAAGCCTATCACCACAAGCAGGATCGCGCCGGCATAATAGCCCCTCATGTGGGTGAGTGGCAGAAAAAGAAGGCAGCCGAAGGCAACACCCAGAGACATGCCAAGGCCCCCGACCAGCGGCTTGGCAACAGCATGCATCTTGCGGCGGTTCGGAAGGTCGACCAGTCCCACCTCAGCGGCAAGGCGGGCGAACCTCGGCAGTATGAACATGGTGACAGCGCACGGTATCAGAAATATCAACAGCTCGGTAAGTATCGCGGGCATCTCCACTCCAGGATTTTTCTATTCTATGAATAACATCCCGAAAAAACAAGCATTATGGCCTGCTGTCAAGCATTGCGAGGATCTCGGCTGTCTTGTCACGCATCAGCAGTTCATCCCCTCTGGATTCGACATTTAAGCGGACAACCGGCTCTGTGTTTGAACTTCTCAGGTTAAAACGCCATGACCGGAACTCCATGCTGAGGCCGTCCGTGCGGTCTGTTGAAACAGCATCCCTGCGGTAGTGCTCCTCTATGGTTCTGATCGCGCCTTCAGGATCGGACAGCGTTCTGTTGATCTCGCCGCTTGCAGGGAACATCGCCATCCGCTCACTGACGAGTGCCGAGAGGGATCTTTCTGTTCTGCATATGATCCCGGCAACAAGGAGCCAGGGTATCATGCCGCTGTCGCAGTATGCAAAGTCCCTGAAATAGTGATGGGCCGACATCTCACCGCCGTACACCGCATCTTCGGCGCGCATCCGTTCCTTGATAAAGGCATGCCCGGTTTTGGACAGCATTGGGATGCCGCCGGCCTTTTTCACGATATCGATTGTGTTCCAGGTCAGCCGGGGATCGTGAATGATCCGCGCTCCCGGGTGTGCTGCAAGCAATGCCCGGGCAAGGAGCCCGACAAGGTAATAGCCCTCGATGAACCTGCCTTTTTCATCAAAGAAGAAGCAGCGGTCAAAGTCACCGTCCCAGGCAATGCCGATATCTGCACTATGAGCCTTCACTGCCTCGGCTGTTGCTGCCCGGTTCTCAGGCAGGAGCGGATTGGGAATGCCGTTGGGGAATCTGCCGTCAGGTTCGTGCTGCACCTTGATGAAGCTGAAAGGGAGATGCTTTTCCAGGAGATCAATGACAGGGCCTGCAGATCCGTTGCCCGGGTTCACCACGATCCGCAGAGGTCTCAATACCTTTTTATCTGCATAACCGAGCAGATGGTCAATATAGTCGCTGCGGTGAGCAAGGGGATAGACGCTGCCTTTGCCGGGCGCTGCAGTGAATTTGTTCTGCTCCGCCAATTCCCTGATCTCACGGAGGCCGGTATCGTTGCTCACCGGCTTTGCTGCGTCCCGCACAAGTTTCATGCCGTTATAGTCAGCAGGATTATGGCTGGCAGTCACCATGATGCCGCCGTCCATCCTGAACCGGAACGTGCTGAAGTAAACCTCTTCTGTGCCGCAGACCCCGATATCATGAACATCATTGCCTGAGTCAAGCAGACCCTTTGTGAGGGCTGCGGTCAGGGATGCACTCGACAGCCTGATGTCCCGTCCTATGACCACACGCCTTGTCTTCAGAAATTCGGCATAGGCCCTGCCTATGCGATAGGCAATATCCTCATTCAGCTCATCCGGAACCCTTCCCCGTATATCGTATGCTTTAAAGCAGGTCAGCATCATAGAGATAGCAGGTTGAGGTTAAGGCTAAGGCTGAGGATAAAGCTGAGGATAAAGCTGAGAGAATTGAATGATGAGATTACGGAAAATGCCACTATAATAGCCTCCTATTTATACTCTTTCGCATGATTTCCGCTTTTGTTTTTCATAGCCTGAATCTTATCTTGTGTCCACTCTCAACCTTAACCTTGACCTTAGCCTCTCTTCTTTATTGACCTTCCGTACTCATCTTTGAACCGCACAATGTCATCCTCGCCAAGGTACGTGCCGGACTGCACTTCGATCAGCTCAAGGGGTATCCTGCCCGGGTTTTCCAGCCGGTGTTTTACGCCGAGGGGGATATAGGTTGACTCATTTTCTCCTACAGTCATCACGTCTTTGCCGCGTGTAACACGTGCTGTGCCCTTTACCACGATCCAGTGTTCAGCCCTGTGCCTATGCTTCTGAAGCGAAAGGCGCGCCCCGGGGTTAACGGTGATGCGCTTCACCTGGAAACGGTCAGCGCTGTCAATGCACTCGTATGTTCCCCAGGGCCTGTTCACCCTGAGATGCAGCAGAGCCTCATCGCGTTTCTGTTTTTTGAGCTCTTCGACGATATGCTTCACCTTCTGGGCCTCGTCCTTATGCGTGACGAGCACGGCATCAGAGGTCTCGACGATAATGCAGTCTTTCATGCCGATAGCGGCCACAAGCCTTTCGCCCGCATATATGAACGAGTTTTTCAGATCATGAGCTATCACATCACCGGAAAAGGCATTGCCCTGCCTGTCCTTTGGCAGCACTTCCCATAACGATGCCCAGGAGCCCACATCACTCCACCCTGCGTCAAGAGGGATCACGACAGCAGACTCTGTCTTTTCCATAACCGCATAGTCGATCGAATCACCGGGACATTTTGAAAAGGCTTTTTTGTCCAGCCTCAGGAAATCAAGGTCTTTCACTGAATGCTTCAAGGCCTTTTCAGCTGCCCTGAGCATTTCAGGGGCGTGGCGTTTCAGCTCCTTCAGATATGCAGATGCCCTGAACATGAACATGCCGCTGTTCCAGAGATAGTTGCCTGACTGCACGAAAGACTTTGCCTTTGCAGGCGAGGGCTTTTCTTCAAAACGGGCAACTTGAAAGACAGTAATGGGTGATGAGTGATGGGTGAAGCGTGAGGCGTGAATCGTAAATCGTGAATCGTGATGAGTGCTTCTTTGCCTTCAACCTTTCGCCTTTTGCCCTTAACCTCAACCTTAGCCTTAACCTGTATTTCCTTGCCTTTTTTTATATACCCGTATCCGGTCTCAGGAGATCCCGGCTCAATACCGAAGGTGATAAGTTTTCCCTCTATCGCATAGTTCACGCCTTCTGCAACAGCAGCCCGGAACGCTGCCGTATCCCTGATAACATGATCAGCCGGGAGGACGAGGAGCAGGGGATCTTTCCCTATTGACAAGGCATGAAGCGCAGCAACAGCAACAGCAGGTGCAGTGTTCCTGCCGACAGGCTCGAGTATAAGGGCTGACGGTGCAGCATTGATCTGCTGCAGCTGCTCAGCGATCATGAAACGGTGGTTTTCATTGGCAACGATGAGCGGCTTAGTGATATCAGGGATGCCTGACAGCCTTGCTATTGTTGCCTGCAGCATGGTGCTTTTTCCGACAAGAGGCAGAAGCTGCTTTGGATAGAGCTCCCGGGAAAGCGGCCAGAGCCGTGTGCCGGACCCGCCGGAAAGGATAACAGGGACTATCATTTAGACACCTTGCAGATGTGTAGAAGCGTAGAAGTGTTAATGCGTCTTTCTGTTTTGCTGTTTATCAGCATCTGGTTTTCCTGCCTTTGCTTAAATTGCCGGTTCGCATTCACGCCTGTCCGCTTTCACGCTTTATAGCTTGCCAGCTTGTAAGCTATTAACGTACCATTCATACGTTTTTCTGATGCCGTCTTCAAGAGCTGTTTTTGGTTCCCAGCCGAGCGCCTTGAGCCTCGATATATCAAGGAGCTTCCTTGGCGTGCCGTCCGGCCTGGTTCTGTCCCATACTATTGCCCCTTCAAAACCGACTATCTTTCTTATCATCTCAGCAAGGTCTTTGATGGTCAGGTCAGAACCTGTGCCCACATTCACGAATTCTCCGATCTGCGCTGCATTGTACCGCTCCATAAGAAAAACGCAGGCGTCGGCAAGGTCGTCAACATGCAGGAACTCGCGGCAGGGCGAGCCTGTGCCCCAGAGCGTTACGGCAGAAGAATCGCAGGCCGAGGTCGAGGTTAAGGTTGAGGAAACAGGCACAGCCTCTTCACTGGTGTCTGCCATCATTTCCTTGCTCTTCATCTTAACCTCAGCCTTAACCTTGACCTTTTCTTTATCCTGCCTTTTTTTCGCTTCATGGAACTTTCTTATCATTGCCGGCAGCACATGGGAGTTCTGAAGATCGAAATTATCATGGGGTCCGTACAGGTTTGTCGGCATGACAGAGATAAAGTTCGTGCCATACTGCTCGTTATAGTATAGGCAGAGCTTGATCGCTGCGATCTTCGCAACTGCATAGGGTTCATTCGTCGGTTCGAGGGTCCCGGTGAGAAGGTGCTCCTCTTTCATCGGCTGGGGCGCGAGCTTCGGATAGATGCAGGACGAGCCGAGGTTAAGCAGTTTTTTTGCATTGAACCTGTATGCCGCGTGGATCACGTTCGACGCGATCATGATATTTTCGTAGATAAAATCAGCCTTATACGTGCTGTTGGCCAGAATGCCGCCGACCTTTGCTGCTGCCAGAAAAATATATTCAGGCTGCTCTTTTTCAAAAAAGGCCTCAACATCAGCCTGCCGGGTGAGATCGAGCCTGATGAACGTGACTCGTGATTCGTAATTCGTGACAGGTTCTTTGCTGAAGCAGTTCGCGATGATATTTTCATATCCGGCTGCAAGCAGCCGTTTAATGATCGCTGTGCCCACCATGCCGGTCCCCCCGGCTACGAAGATCTTAGATGTAGGATTCATTGGCTCCAGTATGCACAATGCAGTAAGCAGTAAGCAGATTTACATCATAAAAACAGAAAGAATCATGCAATATATCGATCATAATGTAAGAACACGCGCTATCTTTTGCAGAACTTTTCATGTTTGTCAATCATACCAAAAAGCATTCGATTAAGTTCGTCATATCTGGATTTAAGCTCTTTGTGAACTTCTGGTGTAAGATATCCGGCATCTTTTGACATGTCAATCCAGACCTCTGTTTCGCCTGCTTCTCCTGCCGAATCCACAACCTTGCTAACGAACATTTTGGGGTATAGTCGTTTCTTCCATGCTTCGGCCAGGTTAGCAGGAACACTTCTTGACGATCTTCGTATCTGGTCAGTGAGCGAATATCTTTCTTCTTTTGGAAAGGTTTTCGTAATCTCAAAAATATCCATGGCTAAGGCATATGCCATCTGATAAGCTTTCAGATCCTTATATCCGTTATATATCATCTAATCTTTTCTGTCATGCGCTTTCTATTTTGTTTTCTCGCCACTTTCCTTTTGTAGTATGAGAGCTTACTGGTTACTACCTACTGCCTACTACCCACTGCCCACTGTCTACTCTGTCTATTTATCTTCACTCATGGTATCTCATGATCTTAAAGCCTTTGCCTTTGCAGAACTGGTCCTTTTCAGCCTCTTTCAGGTCTTCGCATACCATTTCTGAAACGAGCTGCTTAAACGTGATCTCGGGTTTCCAGCCCAGTTTCTTCCTGGCCTTTGAAGCATCTCCCAGCAGGGTCTCAACCTCGGTCGGCCTGAAATACCGCGGATCTATCTCCACCACAACGTCTCCCGGCTGAAGGCCGTGATGGGTGATGAGTGATGGGTGATGAGTATCTGAGCGGTCTTTACTGCCTACTGCCTTCTGCTTACTGCTTACTTTACTTACGATGCCCTTTTCTTTTACTCCCTTGCCTGTCCAGGTTATACCGATGCCGACCTCTTTGAATGCAAGCTCGACAAAATTCCGAACTGAATACTGCCTGCCTGTTGCAATCACATAGTCATCCGGCTGTTTCTGCTGCAGCACGAGCCACATGGCCTTTACATAGTCTTTTGCATGGCCCCAGTCCCTTTTTGCATCGATATTGCCGAGATAGATCTTTTTCTGAAGGCCGAGACAGATGCGGGCAACTGCCCGGGTGATCTTTCTGGTCACGAAGGTCTCGCCCCGGACCGGCGATTCATGGTTAAAGAGAATGCCATTACTTGCGTGCATGGCGTATGCCTCGCGGTAATTCACCGTGATCCAGTATGAATAGAGCTTGGCAACCGCGTACGGGCTTCGCGGATAAAAGGGCGTTGTCTCTTTCTGGGGCGTCTCCTGAACCTTGCCGTACAGTTCGCTTGTGGAGGCCTGATAGAACTTCACCTTTTTCGTCATGGTTAAAATGCGCAGGGCTTCAAGGAGTCTGAGCGTGCCGAGCGCATCGGCATTTGCCGTATATTCAGGCGTTTCAAACGACACATGCACATGCGACTGGGCAGCAAGGTTGTATATCTCGTCCGGCTGTGTCTCCTGAATGATGCGAATGAGGTTGGTCGAATCAGTAAGGTCGCCGTAATGAAGTTTGAACCCGGTTTTCTTTTCGTGGGGGTCCTGATAGAGGTGGTCGATCCTCTGCGTGTTGAAGAGCGACGAACGGCGCTTGATGCCGTGGACCATGTATCCCTTGTTCAGGAGGAGTTCGGCCAGATATGCCCCGTCCTGCCCGGTGATCCCTGTAATGAGTGCGGTCTTCTGTTTCATCGGTTTCCCCTTTAAGGCTGCGTATATACTGACGGATATTATACTTTGAGCGGATATGAATCGTCACGCTTCATGGCAAAGGCAGAGATGAAGATGGCCAAGGGTTATGGCTACAGGGATGAGGCAGGCTATAGGCTTATGGCTAAAGGTAGCAGCCCTTCTCCGTATGTACTCAGCACTCTTCACGAATTACGCTTTACGCTTCACGGCCTTTCCCTGCTTTGGGGCCTTTATCACGCCTTTATGATCTTCTTATTTACAATCCCGGCCTTATGAAAGGCATTTCGCGTATCAATGATGCAGGCAGCATAGCGTGCGATGAACGGATAGTCGTACGCAGAGTGGTCGGTCAGAAGCAGCACAATATCAGCTTTTTTCAGCGCTGCAGGCGTCAGTTTTTTCGATTTCATATCAATATCAGGATAGTGGCGGTGTCCTCTGCATAGGGGGACCAGGGGATCGTTATATTCCACTCTGGCGCCCTTTTCCTTCAGAAGCTGCATAATGCGCAGGGACGGTGACTCCCTCTGATCGTCTATATCCTTCTTGTACGCAACCCCCAGGACCAATATCCCGGCCTTGTTGATGCTCTTTCCTTTTTGGTTCAGGGTCTCGATCGTCTTCTGCACCACATAATACGGCATGCTGGTATTGATCTCGCCTGCCAATTCGATGAAGCGTGTTGAGAAATCATACTCCCGGGCCTTCCAGGTGAGATAAAAAGGATCGATCGGTATGCAGTGGCCGCCAAGGCCGGGGCCGGGGTAGAAGGCCTGGAACCCGAATGGCTTTGTTTTTGCCGCCTCGATCACCTCCCAGATGTCGATATCCATCTTGTCAAAGAGCATCTTCATCTCATTTACCAGGGCGATATTGACCGAGCGGTAGATATTTTCGAGAAGCTTTGCCGCCTCTGCGACCTTTGGCGATGAGACGGGAACTGTCTTTGTAACAACCTTGTCATACAGGGCCTTTGCAGCCCTGAGGCATTGCGTTGAATAGCCGCCGACCACCTTCGGGATGGTTGAGGTCGAAAAGTCCCTGTTGTTGGGGTCTTCGCGCTCAGGGGAAAAGGCGAGATAGAAATCCTTCCCGGCCTTCAGTCCTTTTTCTTCAAGTATGCGCCGCAGGTCCTCATCCGTGGTGCCGGGATAGGTGGTCGATTCCAGAACCACAAGCTGGCCTTTTCTGAGATGCCGGGCTATGGCGCGGCCGGTGTTAAAGACATAGGTCATGTCAGGTTCGCGATTTTTGTTCAGCGGCGTAGGAACGCAGATGATAATGCAGTCCATGTTCGACAACCGGGCAAAATCGGTTGTCGGCTGGAAAGCTGAGGAGCTTGCAGGCTGGCCGGCCCTCGTATCCTTTCTGCAGATAGCTGCAATAGTTTCACTCGGGATATGTTTTATATAGCTCCTGCCCTTGTTCAGAAGATCGATCTTTTTCTGATCTATATCAAACCCGGTGACCTTAAATCCGGCCCTGCAGAACTCGATAATGAGCGGCAGGCCGACATACCCGAGCCCGATAACGCCTATCCGAGCCTTGTTATTCTTTATCTTATCCAGAAGTTCCATGCATTACCCCCGTTGAAATGCTGACAATTTGATCTATAGATCGCTTTTCGATTCTAATGCCTTCAATCTTGTCGAAGTCCCGCGCATTTGCAGTGACAATGGTGTAATCCATGGAAAGCGCAGTTGCCGCTATGATGAGGTCGTGGGCTCCAACACGTACGCCCTTTTTTGCCAACGTTGCCCAGAGCCGCGCATAGATGCGAGCTACTGCGGTGTCGAAAGGAAATGCCGGGAAAAGTTCTATGACCTTTTCAACGAATGCCAGCCTTTTTGTCTTGCGTGATTCGGTGTCTGCGCGTTCAACCCCATGCAGAAGCCCGGCAACGGTAACAACGCTTATGCCAAAAGGTTCATCTTCACGACCGCGAACAAGCGTATCTATATCGTCCGCGTTGCGTTCAAGCGAGATGATCTCGCTGGTGTCGAAGATCACTCCCATGAGCTGCTATCAGGCATTGCAGGTTGATCATGGCACAGGTCATTAATATCGCGCGCAAACTGCAGACTATCGTCGCCGAGGCGGGGAAGATTCTTAATGAGAAGCCGAAGCTCGCCCATGGTCCGAAGAGTTCCTATTGATTCAACAGGCACGATCGCAGCCGTCGGTTTGCCCCCCCTCATCACGGTAAAGGAATCTCTTTTATATTTTACAGAGTTCAGTATATCCGAGAACTCACGCGCAGCATCTGTTGCATTAATCGTTTTTATCATACAAATATCCTCTCTGATAATCTGATTATAATATTATCATATATTAATCTACTATGGGCCATTCATCCTGTCAATATTACTCGACCAAAGAGTAATATTGCTCAATGAGATGAGTAACTGTGCAGGTCATATGCAAGCCCTTGGTCTCATGTCTTTTCATACAAGTAATGAATAGTTATCAAGAATAGATCAGTCTCAATAACTTGTCAGATCATCATATCCCGAACGCTCCCCATACGCGATGGGTCGATTTTTCGGCAAAGCTATCGAAGGTGATGACATCCACCGAAATAGAGGGATTTCGTTCCCGGAAGCCGGCATA
The sequence above is drawn from the Nitrospirota bacterium genome and encodes:
- a CDS encoding type II toxin-antitoxin system VapC family toxin, whose amino-acid sequence is MGVIFDTSEIISLERNADDIDTLVRGREDEPFGISVVTVAGLLHGVERADTESRKTKRLAFVEKVIELFPAFPFDTAVARIYARLWATLAKKGVRVGAHDLIIAATALSMDYTIVTANARDFDKIEGIRIEKRSIDQIVSISTGVMHGTSG
- a CDS encoding type II toxin-antitoxin system Phd/YefM family antitoxin encodes the protein MIKTINATDAAREFSDILNSVKYKRDSFTVMRGGKPTAAIVPVESIGTLRTMGELRLLIKNLPRLGDDSLQFARDINDLCHDQPAMPDSSSWE